From Spirosoma linguale DSM 74:
CGAAGACGTATAGGTAGTAATGGATCGGACTCGGCTCATACAGGTTCCGGAAGGGGGTCCATCGAGCGGGTTGAATTGCTGACAGCATTCATCCCTGCCAACCCACTGACAAACACCGATGAGGGACTAGCAGGACAAGATCGTAAGCGGTTAAGGCCGAGTAGCCCTCACAATGATCGCGGTAGCATCGTCGGGATCGGTGGTCTCAATCTGCAGTAAGGATGAATCGATCACCCCAATCAGAGTAGTCGAGTCAGCGGATTCGTACAATCCAGAAAGGTCTTGGCTAAGTATTTTACGATAAAGCGTAATGGGGCGGTCAATCATCGGCTGACCTTTCACCTGAATGGTTAAACGGATTCGGTTGTTTCGCTGAGCAATGGCAACCGTAGCGGTTAAGCCCTCGACGGGAAAGGTAGTAGCGACTCTACCCGTTTCGAGGTAGTTCAGGGTGTAGGTGATCGTAGACCAACGCGTGAGACGGCGCTGTAGGCGTAAACCAATTGAAGTAAGGCGACGGAAAAACAAGACAACTAGCGTGTTTAAGGGAGAGGCTAATTTGTTAACTATGGAAAAGTGCAACGGTTTAAAGTAGTTGCTGGTGAGTGAAACGTATAACTAAACCGAGGGTTGTTGTATAATAGATTTTATGTTATGTGACTAAATACAGAAAGCGGCCATCTTGTCAGACAGGCCGCTTTCTTCATAAAATACAACGAGGGTACTTATTCCCCTTTCCAACTCATTAGCCTGGTAGCAGGTGCAGCAGTCGAGCCGCTGCCCGCTCCCCATCCGTTTCATTCAAGGCATAGAATTCGGTGGAGCTTCCTACCAGGCGGACACCATCCCAACGGCCCATGCTATCGCGGTAGATGACCGCGTATCCGGCCAGATCGCCAATCTCAGCTCGAATGTCATCCAGCACGTTGTTGATGTCATTCGTTACACTTTTTGACCCCAGGTCTAAATCGATAATTGAAATGACACTGCCCTCAATAGTGTAGGTATAGTCTGCTCGAAATGGTTCTTTGTTTCGGCCGCGTTGTTCCATGAGTGATATTTTGACTAATCAGAAGATAGGCTTCTATATGCTGGAAAGCTCTATATTTAAGCCGTGACTACTCATTCTAGCTAAAATGACTAATCAGGAATATTTGACGATTAAAGAAGCGGCTCAGCTTTATGGGCGCTCTGAACAAACCATTCGGCGATTAGTCAAACAGCATGTTTTGACTAGTCACGTTCGTTCCGAAGATACTCCCAAAGGCAAAGCCTATCAAATCAGTTCGATACTACTTCAGCAAGAGTATGAAGCCCCTGCTCTACCTACCTTGCCCGCTGTGGTAGTACCTGACTCCCTACAGCTGGAGAACCAGCAATTGCGGGAAGCAGTGGCTGAACGAGATCGAATGATTCAGCAACTACAAAACAGGCTCTTTGAGCAAGGAGACATGATGAACGCTATGGCTAATCAACTGACTAATCAGCTGACTAGTCAAAAAATGAGCCATATTGAAGAATTGTTGCTTCAACAGAACGCACAGATAGGCGATCTACAAAAGCGGTTGTCTGCGCCTGAATCTGATGACTCAACGTCTAATCGGCGCAGTTTATGGCACCGGTTGTTCGGTCGCTGATGCATCCTCGATCAAGCCTTATTTCTCCTTCCCCTTCGTTTCCAAGCCAAATACTTTGGCTGTATAACTTCCTACATTCTTCACCTTGCCATCAGCCGCTTTGGTTTGGATATCGTAGAGTTGACGCGTGATCACTTCGACTGAGTGAGTGGCCAGCACGGTATCAGCCTGATCGGGTCGAAGTCGGAATTGTTTAACTAACCGCTCGTGCAGACTGGACAGTTGAGCCGGT
This genomic window contains:
- a CDS encoding hypothetical protein (KEGG: afr:AFE_1012 hypothetical protein), yielding MEQRGRNKEPFRADYTYTIEGSVISIIDLDLGSKSVTNDINNVLDDIRAEIGDLAGYAVIYRDSMGRWDGVRLVGSSTEFYALNETDGERAAARLLHLLPG
- a CDS encoding hypothetical protein (KEGG: hypothetical protein) yields the protein MTNQEYLTIKEAAQLYGRSEQTIRRLVKQHVLTSHVRSEDTPKGKAYQISSILLQQEYEAPALPTLPAVVVPDSLQLENQQLREAVAERDRMIQQLQNRLFEQGDMMNAMANQLTNQLTSQKMSHIEELLLQQNAQIGDLQKRLSAPESDDSTSNRRSLWHRLFGR